One stretch of Chlamydiales bacterium DNA includes these proteins:
- the leuS gene encoding leucine--tRNA ligase encodes MERSCFDHINIEKKWQHYWKENKTFKVDVDSSKPKYYILDMFPYPSGAGLHVGHVVGYTATDIVARYKRQKGFNVLHPMGWDSFGLPAEQYAIRTGTHPAITTKTNIDTYRRQLQSLGFSYDWDREVATSDASYYKWTQWIFSILYQQGLAYEAELLVNYCPALGTALSNEEIENGRSKDGGHLVERRPLRQWVLKITAYAERLLEDLDELDWPEGLKRLQRNWIGKSQGASITFKENITKAPIQVFTTRPDTLFGATYMVLAPEHPLLESIVSKEYKAAVTAYQKMCASKSDLERTELAKEKSGVFTGAYVKNVVTGRDMPIWISDYVLMSYGTGAIMAVPAHDERDFAFAKQYGLPIQPVIEPISEDLTKEDKMQILMGNLCWQKEGTLCNSASSEISLNGLDIDSAKTCMIRYLEEKGLGKYTVSYKLRDWLFSRQRYWGEPFPILHFEDGTKRVLDVDELPLCPPQVHDYKPSLDGKSPLSKETSWIELFDVKTGKKAFRESNVMPQWAGSCWYYLRFCDPHNENEAWSHVSEQYWMPVDLYVGGAEHAVLHLLYARFWHKVLFDTKCVTTKEPFKALRNQGLLISRSYQREGGAYVEPEDVIERDGKYYHKKTQEELRSQLEKMSKSKLNGITPDEIIEEFGADALRIYEMFMGPLEKEKIWNTDAVNGAKRFLTRFHDMAFSEKVRDSSSIAASKLGHRLIYGVSSDIEALQFNTAISKMMEFINEFTKLELYPKEIVLMATQVLAPFAPHLAEEIWHHFGKKESIAFVPIPEVDVNMLYDDTATYVVQVNGRLRGRFELPKNQSEEEILELAKKHPHISKYLTEEIKKVIFIPGKLLNLVI; translated from the coding sequence ATGGAACGATCTTGTTTTGATCACATAAACATCGAAAAAAAATGGCAACACTACTGGAAAGAGAATAAGACGTTTAAGGTGGATGTTGATTCTAGCAAGCCTAAATATTATATTTTAGACATGTTCCCCTATCCATCGGGGGCAGGTCTTCATGTGGGACATGTTGTGGGTTATACAGCAACAGATATTGTGGCGCGCTATAAAAGGCAAAAAGGTTTTAATGTCTTGCATCCTATGGGATGGGATAGTTTTGGTCTTCCTGCAGAGCAATATGCAATAAGAACAGGAACACATCCTGCAATTACTACAAAAACTAATATTGATACATACAGGCGCCAGTTGCAATCTCTTGGGTTTAGTTATGATTGGGATAGAGAAGTTGCAACAAGTGATGCAAGTTACTACAAATGGACACAGTGGATTTTTTCTATACTTTATCAGCAAGGTTTGGCTTATGAGGCTGAGTTGTTGGTCAATTATTGTCCGGCTCTTGGCACTGCTCTTTCTAATGAGGAAATTGAAAATGGACGATCTAAAGATGGGGGGCATTTAGTTGAAAGAAGACCTTTAAGACAGTGGGTTTTAAAAATTACAGCTTATGCAGAGCGTCTTCTTGAAGATCTAGATGAGTTGGATTGGCCAGAGGGTTTAAAGCGTCTGCAAAGAAATTGGATTGGAAAAAGCCAAGGGGCCTCTATTACTTTTAAGGAAAATATAACAAAAGCCCCTATTCAAGTATTTACAACACGGCCCGATACGTTATTTGGAGCTACATATATGGTGCTTGCTCCGGAGCACCCTCTTCTTGAAAGCATTGTAAGCAAAGAGTATAAAGCAGCAGTTACTGCATATCAAAAGATGTGCGCAAGTAAGAGTGATTTGGAAAGAACAGAGCTTGCAAAAGAGAAAAGTGGGGTATTCACAGGAGCATATGTAAAAAATGTGGTTACTGGTAGAGATATGCCTATCTGGATTTCTGATTATGTGCTCATGAGCTATGGAACGGGCGCTATTATGGCAGTGCCTGCGCATGATGAGCGTGATTTTGCTTTTGCAAAGCAGTATGGCCTTCCTATTCAACCTGTTATTGAGCCTATTTCAGAGGATTTGACAAAAGAAGATAAGATGCAAATCTTAATGGGAAATTTGTGTTGGCAAAAAGAGGGTACGCTTTGTAATAGTGCATCTTCCGAAATCTCTTTGAATGGTCTTGATATCGACTCAGCAAAGACGTGTATGATACGCTACTTAGAAGAAAAAGGACTTGGAAAATACACTGTAAGCTACAAATTGCGCGACTGGCTTTTTTCTCGCCAGCGCTACTGGGGAGAGCCATTTCCTATTTTACATTTTGAAGATGGAACAAAAAGAGTCTTAGATGTCGATGAATTACCCCTTTGCCCTCCTCAAGTACATGATTATAAACCCAGCTTGGATGGTAAAAGTCCTCTTTCAAAAGAGACTTCTTGGATAGAACTTTTTGATGTAAAAACAGGAAAAAAAGCTTTTCGTGAGTCCAACGTTATGCCTCAGTGGGCAGGATCTTGTTGGTACTATTTGCGTTTTTGTGATCCGCATAATGAAAATGAAGCATGGAGCCATGTATCTGAGCAGTACTGGATGCCTGTAGATCTTTATGTAGGAGGAGCAGAGCATGCGGTCTTGCATCTTCTCTATGCGCGTTTTTGGCACAAAGTTCTCTTCGATACAAAATGTGTAACGACAAAAGAGCCTTTTAAAGCACTCAGAAACCAAGGTCTTTTGATATCTAGGTCTTATCAAAGAGAGGGCGGCGCTTATGTTGAACCAGAAGATGTCATAGAAAGAGATGGCAAGTATTATCATAAAAAGACTCAAGAAGAATTGCGTAGCCAGCTAGAGAAGATGTCTAAGTCGAAATTAAATGGCATTACGCCCGATGAGATCATTGAAGAATTTGGGGCAGATGCTTTAAGAATCTATGAAATGTTTATGGGCCCATTAGAAAAAGAGAAAATATGGAATACGGATGCTGTCAATGGTGCTAAGCGTTTTTTGACAAGGTTTCACGATATGGCCTTTTCTGAAAAAGTAAGAGATTCAAGTTCTATTGCAGCAAGTAAATTAGGGCATAGACTTATTTATGGAGTATCTTCAGATATTGAAGCTCTACAGTTTAATACGGCCATTTCCAAGATGATGGAATTTATCAATGAATTTACAAAGCTTGAGTTGTATCCAAAAGAGATTGTTTTAATGGCAACGCAGGTACTTGCACCCTTTGCACCCCACCTTGCAGAAGAAATCTGGCATCATTTTGGAAAAAAGGAAAGTATTGCCTTTGTGCCTATCCCAGAAGTGGATGTAAACATGCTTTATGATGATACGGCTACTTACGTTGTGCAGGTAAATGGTAGGCTTAGAGGGCGCTTTGAATTGCCAAAAAATCAAAGCGAAGAAGAAATATTAGAGCTTGCAAAAAAACATCCTCATATTAGTAAATATTTAACCGAAGAGATAAAAAAAGTTATTTTTATCCCTGGAAAGCTTCTTAATCTAGTAATCTGA
- a CDS encoding 3-deoxy-D-manno-octulosonic acid transferase codes for MFFSVVYTIALHLFALLMIPSFLYGRIRYRKYQKSFSCRMGKHFPQIDKQGRFLIWVHAVSVGETSAVAPLVKKMKKSLPDAIIVFSNITETGHDEALKSIKEADYHLFLPFDLPYIIRPIVQQVKPDLVILTETDFWFHFQDAAKDCGAKIVVVNGKISRRSLKRYRMLPWFTAPLFQSLDLVCVQSEAYRKRFINLAIPPDHLIVTGNLKLDDTYAEASKEELASWKEKLGIEQNDKILVIGSSHDPEEKLLLSQLKKVWKKMPELKVFLVPRHPERCRAVEAILRKQKVSFALWSREEKFDKMTHLLLVDAMGVLRKLYQLGDLAIVAGSYTSRIGGHNLLEPSWYGKPVIYGPYVYAQKNLNELLKQKGASTQVPIDALADTIVHLFSDKELMDRMGRHGKEIFEEAKGATDKTWEEIRQILP; via the coding sequence ATGTTTTTTTCTGTTGTGTATACAATTGCTTTGCATCTTTTTGCTCTCTTGATGATTCCTTCATTTCTTTATGGACGCATACGTTATAGAAAGTATCAAAAGAGCTTTTCTTGTAGAATGGGTAAGCATTTTCCACAGATTGACAAGCAGGGACGCTTTTTAATATGGGTTCATGCGGTATCTGTAGGAGAGACTAGCGCAGTTGCACCTCTTGTCAAGAAGATGAAAAAAAGCCTTCCAGACGCTATCATCGTATTTTCTAATATCACAGAAACAGGTCATGATGAGGCTCTAAAATCGATAAAAGAAGCAGATTATCATCTCTTTTTACCCTTTGATCTACCCTATATCATAAGGCCTATCGTACAGCAGGTAAAGCCAGATCTTGTCATTCTTACAGAAACAGATTTTTGGTTTCATTTTCAAGATGCAGCAAAGGATTGTGGTGCAAAAATTGTTGTCGTCAATGGAAAAATTTCAAGGCGCTCTTTAAAGAGATATCGCATGCTGCCCTGGTTTACAGCGCCTTTGTTTCAGTCTCTTGATCTTGTTTGCGTGCAAAGTGAAGCTTACAGAAAGCGTTTTATTAATTTGGCAATACCACCGGATCATTTGATAGTAACGGGTAATTTAAAACTAGATGACACTTATGCTGAGGCTTCAAAAGAGGAACTTGCAAGCTGGAAAGAAAAGCTTGGAATAGAGCAAAATGATAAAATTCTTGTTATTGGTTCTAGCCATGACCCTGAAGAGAAACTTTTATTGAGTCAGCTAAAAAAAGTTTGGAAAAAAATGCCAGAGCTTAAAGTGTTTTTGGTGCCAAGACACCCAGAGCGCTGCAGGGCAGTAGAAGCTATTTTAAGAAAACAAAAAGTTTCTTTTGCCCTTTGGAGCAGAGAAGAAAAATTTGATAAGATGACACATCTTCTTCTTGTTGATGCAATGGGGGTATTAAGAAAGCTTTATCAGCTAGGAGACCTTGCAATTGTTGCTGGTAGCTACACTTCAAGGATAGGGGGACACAATCTTTTAGAGCCCTCTTGGTATGGAAAACCTGTTATTTATGGCCCCTATGTTTATGCTCAAAAAAACTTGAATGAGCTTTTAAAACAGAAGGGAGCAAGTACTCAAGTGCCCATTGATGCGCTTGCAGACACGATTGTGCACCTTTTCTCTGATAAGGAGTTGATGGATAGAATGGGTCGGCACGGAAAAGAAATTTTTGAGGAAGCCAAAGGTGCAACTGACAAAACGTGGGAAGAAATCAGGCAGATTCTTCCTTAA
- a CDS encoding NAD(+)/NADH kinase, with protein MIIALFPNVHKEQAFEIAVTIREFLTKAGVSVVADDLHAKTLEVQPLSSVNMKDINFLISIGGDGSILSVFHTHKDLLAPVLGVNLGSLGFLADIPLQNLFPSLQELLNGEYTIDNRIFVKATTIHNESSFAINDIVVHRARNKKLIDLAIHVDGKYLNTFAADGVIVATPSGSTAYSLAAGGPILTPELEALVLTPISPHTISNRPIVLMPKQEIRIQYLSCEEPIDIIFDGIECFSMKPSEILTITKSQEHFSLVNLHSTDYFATLRTKLDWRGRLRH; from the coding sequence ATGATCATTGCACTTTTTCCAAATGTTCACAAAGAACAAGCCTTTGAAATTGCTGTAACCATCAGAGAATTTCTTACTAAAGCAGGAGTTAGCGTCGTAGCTGACGATCTACATGCTAAAACATTAGAAGTGCAGCCCCTCTCTTCTGTCAACATGAAAGATATCAACTTTTTGATATCTATAGGCGGTGATGGCTCTATCTTATCTGTTTTTCATACTCATAAAGATCTCCTTGCACCCGTTTTAGGTGTAAACCTTGGAAGCCTTGGCTTTTTAGCAGACATCCCTCTTCAAAACTTATTTCCAAGCCTACAAGAGCTTTTGAATGGAGAATACACTATCGATAACAGAATTTTTGTGAAGGCAACTACAATTCATAATGAATCAAGCTTTGCTATCAACGATATTGTTGTGCACAGGGCGCGCAACAAAAAGCTTATCGACCTTGCAATCCACGTTGATGGCAAATATTTAAACACTTTTGCAGCAGATGGTGTCATCGTTGCAACACCCAGCGGTTCTACTGCTTACTCACTTGCAGCAGGAGGACCCATCTTAACCCCTGAGCTAGAGGCACTTGTACTAACACCCATCTCCCCTCATACAATTTCAAACCGCCCTATTGTGCTCATGCCCAAACAAGAAATCAGAATACAGTACTTAAGCTGCGAAGAACCCATAGACATCATTTTTGATGGAATTGAGTGCTTTTCTATGAAGCCAAGCGAAATCCTTACTATCACTAAAAGCCAAGAGCATTTTTCTCTTGTTAATCTTCATAGTACAGATTATTTTGCAACACTTCGCACAAAGCTTGACTGGAGAGGACGTTTGCGTCACTAA
- a CDS encoding 1-deoxy-D-xylulose-5-phosphate synthase has product MHYPLLEKIHTSSDIKTFSLKELELLAIEIRQRIIEVLSVNGGHLASNLGMVEISIALHKVFNSPSDKFIFDVSHQSYPHKLLTGRNKYFQGIRKHKGLCGFCNPKESPHDHFYAGHAGTALSLGLGTAKNRDLTKRKEHIIPIVGDASLTCGLTLEALNNISKTLGRFIIILNDNAMSISNNVGAITSILSRIINSPASNKIYRELESIASKIPLYGERIAKQGSKITESLKNLVSPAAFFEQFHLSYIGPIDGHNLKELIDLFELLKNGTNPVVVHLITKKGQGMDLAVNNPITYHGVKPFNRNTGAFLPVASTRPTFPKLFGKHILKMAENDPSVVCVTPAMSAGSCLDAFMEKFPERCIDVGIAEGHAVTYCGGIAYGGKMKVVSSIYATFLQRALDNLFHDVCLQELPVVFAVDRAGISGPDGSTHHGVYDISFLNAMPNMVICQPRNGHVLLELLESSFSFERPTAIRYPNMETDEPNGPLLKRTLGTAEILQEGEEFLIIALGHMCHTAKEVAYLLKEEGILATILDPVFVKPLDTDLLVRLLMTHKYVITIEEHSLACGLGSIINNFLVSSNFNNIQVLNFGIPETFVSHGGYTDLIKELGLTANQISERILHSFSSKKPLVKGRIAP; this is encoded by the coding sequence ATGCACTATCCCCTACTAGAAAAAATCCATACTTCAAGTGACATCAAAACTTTTTCTTTAAAAGAGTTAGAACTTCTTGCTATAGAAATTAGACAACGCATTATAGAGGTTTTATCTGTCAATGGAGGGCACCTTGCTTCTAACTTGGGGATGGTAGAAATTTCTATAGCCCTTCACAAGGTTTTTAACTCACCAAGCGATAAATTCATATTCGATGTAAGCCATCAAAGCTATCCTCATAAGCTATTAACAGGTAGAAATAAATATTTTCAAGGGATTCGAAAGCACAAAGGGCTTTGCGGCTTTTGTAACCCAAAAGAATCCCCCCACGACCATTTTTATGCAGGACATGCAGGCACTGCACTCTCTCTTGGTCTTGGTACTGCAAAAAATAGGGACTTAACCAAAAGAAAAGAACACATTATCCCCATCGTAGGCGATGCATCTCTTACCTGTGGTCTTACCCTAGAAGCACTCAACAACATCTCCAAAACACTTGGCCGCTTCATTATTATCTTAAATGATAATGCTATGTCTATCTCTAATAACGTAGGTGCCATTACATCCATTTTAAGCCGCATCATCAATAGCCCAGCTTCCAATAAAATTTACAGAGAACTAGAAAGCATCGCATCTAAGATACCTCTTTATGGTGAGCGCATAGCAAAACAGGGAAGCAAAATTACAGAATCTTTGAAAAACTTAGTAAGCCCTGCAGCGTTCTTTGAACAATTTCACTTGTCCTACATAGGCCCTATCGACGGGCACAATCTAAAAGAACTCATAGACCTATTTGAGCTGCTTAAAAATGGCACGAACCCAGTTGTTGTGCATCTCATCACAAAAAAGGGCCAGGGAATGGACCTAGCTGTCAATAATCCCATTACCTATCATGGCGTAAAGCCCTTCAACAGGAACACAGGAGCATTTTTACCTGTAGCATCCACACGTCCTACTTTTCCTAAGCTTTTTGGAAAACATATCTTAAAAATGGCTGAAAACGATCCTAGTGTTGTTTGTGTCACACCTGCAATGTCTGCAGGATCCTGTTTAGATGCCTTTATGGAAAAATTTCCTGAGCGTTGTATCGACGTAGGTATTGCAGAAGGGCATGCTGTCACTTACTGTGGAGGCATTGCTTATGGTGGCAAAATGAAAGTCGTATCTTCCATCTATGCCACATTTTTACAGCGCGCTCTAGACAACCTCTTTCACGATGTTTGTCTGCAAGAACTACCCGTCGTCTTTGCTGTAGACAGAGCAGGTATTTCTGGGCCAGATGGTTCTACACACCATGGTGTGTACGACATAAGCTTTTTAAATGCCATGCCCAATATGGTCATCTGCCAGCCAAGAAATGGTCATGTCTTACTAGAGCTTTTGGAATCCAGCTTTTCTTTTGAAAGACCCACAGCTATTCGCTATCCTAACATGGAAACAGATGAGCCAAATGGCCCCCTGTTAAAGAGAACTCTTGGAACTGCTGAAATCCTCCAAGAGGGTGAAGAGTTTTTAATCATAGCCCTTGGTCATATGTGCCATACTGCAAAAGAAGTTGCATACCTACTTAAAGAAGAGGGCATTCTAGCAACAATTCTCGATCCTGTCTTTGTAAAACCTCTAGATACAGACCTTCTTGTTCGACTTCTAATGACACACAAGTATGTCATTACAATAGAGGAGCACTCCCTTGCTTGTGGCCTTGGCTCTATTATCAACAATTTTCTAGTCTCTTCCAACTTCAACAACATACAAGTGCTCAACTTTGGAATACCAGAGACTTTTGTCTCTCATGGCGGCTATACAGACCTGATTAAAGAGCTTGGCTTAACAGCAAACCAGATTTCTGAGCGCATTTTACATTCCTTTTCTTCAAAAAAACCTCTTGTTAAAGGCCGTATTGCTCCATGA
- the xseB gene encoding exodeoxyribonuclease VII small subunit: MIVEKQPLSFEESFVRLEKILESINSGALSLEDSLTLYEEADALIIACNKKLSEAERKVEILIKNRQGELALGADQKPLTQEFSPSKTLI, translated from the coding sequence ATGATAGTTGAAAAACAACCCCTTTCTTTTGAAGAGTCCTTTGTGCGACTTGAAAAAATTTTAGAATCGATCAATTCTGGTGCTTTAAGCCTAGAAGACTCCCTTACCCTCTATGAAGAAGCAGATGCTCTTATAATTGCTTGTAATAAAAAACTTTCTGAGGCAGAAAGAAAAGTGGAGATCCTCATTAAAAATCGTCAAGGAGAGCTTGCACTCGGTGCGGACCAAAAACCCCTGACACAAGAATTTTCTCCTTCTAAAACCTTAATTTAA
- the xseA gene encoding exodeoxyribonuclease VII large subunit, translating into MSKPIPLTVSQLTSAIKGHLEPRFRDTLLQGEISNFKAQSSGHLYFSLKDDLSQIAAVMFRGNTLGLNPLPKSGDHVIVKGEISVYEPRGSYQIIVRELYYVGLGALLLKLEQLKMKLQQMGWFDSARKKPLPKFPKRIGVITSPSGAVIQDILNVLTRRNAGFFLILNPVKVQGEGSALEIAKAIDDMNRYELADVLIVGRGGGSIEDLWAFNEEVVAASILASKIPVISAVGHESDTCLSDLVADVRAPTPSAAAEIVTSEKKQHEDFLIKTKKNLSTALFYLLRHYKQRLLSLAKHPLLTTPYSIVGKNYLRLDELRGLLDDTLEKNLIKKRNALNASTHKLNSLKPQNELLRIRQKLHFLETNLNNRALQSIRAYHTQLPGIKKEVDLWWKNSFHLRKERLKGVVSKLSSLDPKNLLRKGYAILFSEKDQSLIISAKNVNTGDLLFAKLADGTLSLIVNKTSN; encoded by the coding sequence ATGTCAAAGCCAATACCCCTCACAGTCTCTCAGCTGACATCTGCAATAAAGGGGCATTTAGAGCCCAGATTTCGAGATACTCTTCTTCAAGGAGAAATTAGCAACTTTAAAGCCCAATCCTCTGGACATCTCTACTTTTCTCTTAAAGACGATCTTTCTCAAATTGCAGCGGTTATGTTTCGTGGTAATACCCTCGGTTTAAACCCACTGCCAAAATCGGGCGATCATGTTATCGTAAAAGGGGAAATTTCTGTGTATGAACCAAGGGGCTCATATCAGATCATTGTAAGGGAGCTCTATTATGTGGGTCTTGGCGCCCTTCTTTTAAAACTTGAACAGCTCAAAATGAAATTACAGCAGATGGGCTGGTTTGATTCTGCAAGAAAAAAACCACTACCCAAGTTTCCAAAGCGCATAGGCGTTATTACAAGTCCAAGCGGGGCTGTAATTCAAGATATTCTTAACGTCCTAACAAGAAGAAATGCAGGCTTTTTTCTCATCTTAAATCCCGTAAAAGTCCAAGGAGAAGGTTCTGCCTTAGAAATCGCAAAAGCAATTGATGACATGAACCGCTATGAACTTGCAGATGTCTTGATTGTGGGAAGAGGTGGCGGCAGCATTGAAGACTTATGGGCGTTTAATGAAGAAGTTGTTGCAGCAAGCATACTTGCAAGCAAAATCCCTGTCATATCTGCAGTTGGTCATGAGAGTGACACCTGTTTATCAGACCTTGTAGCGGACGTAAGAGCGCCTACTCCTTCTGCTGCTGCTGAAATTGTTACCTCTGAAAAAAAGCAGCATGAAGATTTTTTAATTAAAACAAAGAAAAACTTATCTACTGCCCTTTTTTACCTGCTGCGTCACTACAAGCAACGTCTTTTATCCCTTGCAAAGCACCCCCTTCTTACAACGCCCTATTCCATTGTTGGTAAAAATTACCTAAGACTAGATGAACTGCGTGGACTTTTAGATGATACGCTCGAAAAAAATTTGATAAAAAAGCGCAATGCTCTCAATGCATCTACTCACAAGTTAAATAGTTTAAAACCACAAAATGAACTTCTAAGAATAAGACAAAAACTTCATTTTTTAGAGACAAACCTCAACAATAGAGCTCTTCAATCTATTCGCGCTTATCACACGCAATTACCAGGTATTAAAAAAGAAGTTGATCTTTGGTGGAAAAATAGCTTTCACCTAAGAAAAGAGCGATTAAAAGGGGTTGTTTCTAAACTAAGTTCTCTCGACCCAAAAAATCTTTTACGAAAAGGTTATGCGATTCTCTTTTCTGAAAAGGATCAATCCCTTATCATCTCTGCTAAAAATGTTAATACGGGCGATCTCCTCTTTGCAAAACTTGCAGATGGCACACTCTCTCTCATAGTAAACAAGACGAGTAATTAG
- the tpiA gene encoding triose-phosphate isomerase: MAKKHVFIGNWKMNKTVVDAKSFVTDFLPQVKSSSDLIVLAVPFTAIFTVSQMTQGSNVFVAAENIYEEEEGAYTGEVSAKMVKEAGARYVILGHSERRNYFQESHALVNKKIKISLKHGLRPIVCIGETLDEREEGLTEDILEEALENTLLDLTQEDMESIFIAYEPIWAIGTGVASTAEEAGKVHDFCRKWIAHKWGQSVADKQCILYGGSVKEENIDLLLKTHDIDGVLVGGASLNSSSFAHIINI; encoded by the coding sequence GTGGCAAAAAAACACGTGTTTATTGGAAACTGGAAAATGAACAAAACAGTTGTAGATGCAAAAAGTTTTGTTACAGACTTTCTTCCACAAGTAAAGTCAAGTAGTGATCTTATTGTCCTTGCAGTACCCTTTACAGCAATTTTTACGGTATCTCAGATGACGCAAGGCTCCAACGTATTTGTTGCTGCAGAAAACATTTATGAAGAAGAAGAGGGGGCTTATACTGGAGAAGTTTCTGCCAAGATGGTAAAAGAAGCGGGTGCAAGGTATGTGATTCTAGGGCATTCTGAGAGAAGAAATTACTTTCAAGAAAGTCATGCGCTTGTCAATAAAAAAATAAAAATATCTCTTAAACATGGTTTAAGGCCTATTGTGTGTATTGGGGAGACTCTTGATGAGAGGGAAGAGGGGCTGACAGAAGATATATTGGAAGAGGCTCTTGAAAATACATTGCTCGATTTAACACAAGAGGATATGGAGTCTATATTTATTGCCTATGAGCCTATTTGGGCAATAGGTACAGGTGTTGCTTCTACCGCGGAAGAAGCTGGTAAAGTGCACGATTTTTGCAGAAAATGGATTGCTCATAAGTGGGGGCAAAGTGTTGCAGACAAACAATGCATTCTTTATGGCGGCTCTGTCAAGGAAGAGAATATTGATTTACTGCTAAAAACACATGATATTGATGGAGTACTCGTTGGCGGTGCCTCCTTGAACTCTTCCTCCTTTGCTCATATCATCAATATTTGA
- the secG gene encoding preprotein translocase subunit SecG, translated as MMVVYYLALVIFVLISALLCGVILIQENKSMGLGASFGGDSGSSLFGTSTATVIKKITAWLAFFFFLGCVLLSFWTSAIGGGSQPVNLYPTTEDDQITE; from the coding sequence ATGATGGTTGTTTATTACTTAGCTTTAGTGATTTTTGTATTGATTTCCGCGCTTCTCTGCGGCGTTATCCTGATTCAGGAGAACAAGAGCATGGGCCTTGGCGCCTCATTTGGTGGGGATTCAGGAAGCTCGCTTTTTGGTACATCGACTGCAACAGTTATCAAAAAAATTACTGCATGGCTTGCCTTTTTCTTTTTCTTGGGCTGTGTTTTGTTGTCATTTTGGACTTCTGCAATTGGAGGAGGCTCTCAGCCAGTAAACCTCTATCCAACTACAGA